One window from the genome of Dermacentor silvarum isolate Dsil-2018 chromosome 7, BIME_Dsil_1.4, whole genome shotgun sequence encodes:
- the LOC125946565 gene encoding uncharacterized protein LOC125946565: protein MCKTCRTGLHPFLAASTEEEQLHGDQGDSALTSHFAEPHSKKIFNNRLSRARRVIENAFGIMAQKWRILRRPFKAKDDNVRRITSACVVLHNFLLKESPTSQSAYCPPGTADHLDWQGNITEGSWRAEDSSNTALPPLRSTGCHSTRAAYRVRDLLAKYFVTDGKIPWQEYMIKDRTLCSGE from the exons ATGTGCAAAACTTGTCGTACAGGTCTTCACCCATTTTTGGCTGCTAGCACGGAGGAGGAGCAGTTACATGGTGACCAAGGCGATTCTGCATTGACGAGCCACTTTGCTGAGCCCCACAGCAAAAAGATATTTAACAACCGTCTGAGCAGAGCCCGTCGGGTCATAGAGAATGCCTTCGGCATAATGGCACAAAAGTGGCGCATCCTGCGCCGCCCGTTCAAAGCTAAGGATGACAACGTGAGAAGAATTACCTCTGCTTGTGTCGTTCTGCACAACTTCCTGCTCAAGGAGTCCCCCACTTCCCAGTCTGCATACTGCCCTCCTGGAACAGCTGACCACCTAGACTGGCAAGGAAACATCACTGAAGGCAGCTGGAGGGCCGAGGATAGCAGCAACACTGCACTGCCACCACTGCGTAGCACAGGCTGTCATTCAACCAG AGCTGCCTACAGAGTGCGAGACCTCCTTGCCAAGTACTTCGTCACTGATGGCAAGATCCCTTGGCAAGAGTACATGATCAAGGACAGAACACTGTGCAGTGGTGAGTAA